Proteins encoded within one genomic window of Micromonospora halotolerans:
- a CDS encoding cupin, producing the protein MTDLSADLELGPVGQEIVFENDRVRVWHIRLEPGERQPLHRHDHPYLVVAIQGAKNVVQTIDGTTIDADEPTGGVVYRDPGAVHMLTNVGDTTYLARLVELK; encoded by the coding sequence ATGACCGACCTCTCCGCCGACCTCGAACTCGGCCCGGTGGGCCAGGAGATCGTCTTCGAGAACGACCGGGTACGCGTCTGGCACATCCGGCTGGAGCCGGGCGAGCGGCAGCCGTTGCACCGGCACGACCACCCGTACCTGGTGGTGGCGATCCAGGGCGCGAAGAACGTGGTGCAGACGATCGACGGCACCACCATCGACGCCGACGAGCCGACCGGCGGGGTGGTCTACCGGGACCCCGGCGCCGTGCACATGCTGACCAACGTCGGCGACACCACGTACCTGGCCCGGCTGGTCGAGCTGAAGTAG
- a CDS encoding LLM class F420-dependent oxidoreductase, with protein MRVSVFTEPHRGASYDDQLRFVRLVEETGFEGFFRADHYRAMGDEPGLPGPTDAWLTLAALARETSRIRLGTLVTSATFRLPGPLAVMVAQVDQMSGGRIELGIGAGWYEREHTAYGIPFPAVTERFDRLAEQLEIITGLWRTPLGETYSFTGDHYRLVDAPALPKPVQQPGPPVIVGGRGPKRTPELAARYADEFNMPFKTVAETATAYERVREACDRTGRAASGRAPLVLSAGIVVAIGRTDAEAQRRAAPLHAKSALPPEDPVIGSPAQLVDRLGEFAAIGATRVHLRLIDFDDLDHVELIAAEVLPQLDGPR; from the coding sequence ATGCGGGTGTCCGTCTTCACCGAGCCGCACCGCGGGGCGAGCTACGACGACCAGCTCCGGTTCGTCCGGCTGGTCGAGGAGACCGGCTTCGAGGGCTTCTTCCGGGCCGACCACTACCGCGCCATGGGCGACGAGCCCGGGCTGCCCGGCCCCACCGACGCCTGGCTGACGCTGGCCGCGCTGGCCCGGGAGACCTCCCGGATCCGGCTCGGCACCCTGGTCACCTCCGCCACCTTCCGGCTGCCCGGGCCGCTGGCCGTGATGGTCGCCCAGGTCGACCAGATGAGCGGCGGCCGGATCGAGCTGGGCATCGGCGCCGGCTGGTACGAGCGCGAGCACACCGCCTACGGCATCCCGTTCCCGGCCGTCACCGAGCGGTTCGACCGGCTGGCCGAACAGCTGGAGATCATCACCGGGCTGTGGCGCACCCCGCTCGGCGAGACCTACAGCTTCACCGGGGACCACTACCGGCTGGTCGACGCGCCCGCCCTGCCCAAGCCGGTGCAGCAGCCCGGCCCGCCGGTGATCGTCGGCGGCCGCGGCCCGAAGCGCACCCCGGAACTGGCCGCCCGGTACGCCGACGAGTTCAACATGCCGTTCAAGACCGTCGCCGAGACGGCCACCGCGTACGAGCGGGTCCGCGAGGCGTGCGACCGGACCGGCCGCGCCGCGTCGGGGCGGGCGCCGCTCGTGCTCTCCGCCGGGATCGTCGTGGCCATCGGGCGCACCGACGCGGAGGCGCAGCGCCGGGCCGCGCCGCTGCACGCCAAGAGCGCGCTCCCGCCGGAGGACCCGGTAATCGGCTCCCCCGCCCAGCTCGTCGACCGGCTCGGCGAGTTCGCCGCGATCGGGGCCACCCGGGTGCACCTGCGGCTGATCGACTTCGACGACCTCGACCACGTGGAGCTCATCGCCGCCGAGGTGCTCCCCCAACTGGACGGACCACGATGA
- a CDS encoding ABC transporter ATP-binding protein, translating into MIRLSGVSRTFDGRSGRVEALRGIDLDVAEGEFVAVLGRSGCGKSTLLRMIAGLLPVTEGEITVAGTPITRPRRDIAMLFQRPALLPWRTVLDNVLLPVEIFGWSRAKHRDRARELLEMSGLGGFEKRLPHELSGGMQQRVSLCRSLIGEPRVMLMDEPFSALDALTREELSGELQRVHMETKATIVFVTHSIDEAVLLADRVVVLSPRPGRIREVVEVAVPRPRTLGRHAHLAEVARISAELHELLMERDATEGVIAGGF; encoded by the coding sequence ATGATCCGACTGTCCGGGGTGTCCCGCACCTTCGACGGCCGCTCGGGGCGGGTCGAGGCGCTGCGCGGCATCGACCTCGACGTCGCGGAGGGCGAGTTCGTGGCCGTCCTCGGCCGCTCCGGGTGCGGCAAGTCCACACTGCTCCGCATGATCGCCGGCCTGCTCCCGGTCACCGAGGGCGAGATCACCGTGGCCGGCACGCCGATCACGAGGCCCCGCCGGGACATCGCCATGCTGTTCCAACGACCCGCACTGCTGCCCTGGCGCACCGTGCTGGACAACGTCCTGCTGCCGGTGGAGATCTTCGGCTGGAGCCGGGCCAAGCACCGCGACCGGGCCCGCGAGCTGCTGGAGATGTCGGGGCTGGGCGGCTTCGAGAAGCGCCTCCCGCACGAGCTCTCCGGCGGCATGCAGCAGCGGGTCTCGCTCTGCCGGTCGCTGATCGGCGAGCCCCGGGTGATGCTCATGGACGAGCCCTTCTCCGCGCTCGACGCGCTCACCCGCGAGGAGCTCTCCGGCGAACTCCAGCGGGTGCACATGGAGACGAAGGCGACCATCGTCTTCGTCACCCACTCGATCGACGAGGCGGTGCTGCTCGCCGACCGGGTCGTCGTGCTCAGCCCGCGCCCCGGCCGGATCCGCGAGGTGGTCGAGGTGGCCGTCCCCCGGCCCCGCACCCTGGGCCGCCACGCGCACCTGGCCGAGGTGGCCCGGATCAGCGCCGAACTGCACGAACTGCTGATGGAGCGCGACGCCACCGAGGGCGTCATCGCGGGAGGATTCTGA
- a CDS encoding ABC transporter substrate-binding protein: MRRLTRSVAAAALATALALVGGCSSDSDKSDDAKGGNGAAAEKVTYLTSFGNFGRDSYAWVAKEKGFFKEAGFDVDIKPGQGTGGVVQVAGGQADFAPVDLTGAILLYANGQAKDFVAVAAIQQRTMAAIATVEGKNIATPKDLEGKKLADTPTSVVRMLFPTYAKLAGIDASKVTWVNGEAQGLIGMLGSGAVDGIGQFVVGQPTIQTVTKKTPVVLPYSNVMQDLYGNVLVTSSKIAKEKPEMVKRFTAALLKGLEYSLAHPDEAGEILKKNVPAANPAAAAAELQLMAAYVRSNNSGTAIGTVDNERVAKTIALLQGAGALKQDLTPDQIIDFNLAPKA, translated from the coding sequence ATGAGAAGGCTGACCCGTTCGGTCGCCGCCGCGGCGCTGGCCACCGCCCTCGCCCTCGTCGGCGGTTGCAGCAGCGACTCGGACAAGTCGGACGACGCCAAGGGCGGCAACGGCGCGGCGGCGGAGAAGGTGACCTACCTCACCTCGTTCGGCAACTTCGGCCGTGACTCCTACGCCTGGGTGGCGAAGGAGAAGGGCTTCTTCAAGGAGGCCGGCTTCGACGTCGACATCAAGCCCGGCCAGGGCACCGGTGGGGTGGTCCAGGTCGCCGGTGGGCAGGCGGACTTCGCCCCGGTCGACCTGACCGGCGCCATCCTCCTGTACGCCAACGGCCAGGCGAAGGACTTCGTCGCCGTGGCGGCGATCCAGCAGCGCACCATGGCCGCCATCGCCACGGTCGAGGGCAAGAACATCGCCACCCCGAAGGACCTCGAGGGCAAGAAGCTCGCCGACACCCCCACCTCCGTCGTGCGCATGCTCTTCCCGACGTACGCCAAGCTGGCCGGCATCGATGCCAGCAAGGTGACCTGGGTCAACGGTGAGGCGCAGGGTCTCATCGGCATGCTCGGCTCGGGCGCGGTCGACGGCATCGGCCAGTTCGTGGTCGGCCAGCCCACCATCCAGACGGTGACCAAGAAGACGCCGGTCGTGCTGCCGTACAGCAACGTGATGCAGGACCTCTACGGCAACGTGCTGGTCACCTCCAGCAAGATCGCCAAGGAGAAGCCGGAGATGGTCAAGCGGTTCACCGCGGCGCTGCTGAAGGGCCTGGAATACTCGCTGGCCCACCCGGACGAGGCGGGCGAGATCCTGAAGAAGAACGTGCCGGCCGCCAACCCGGCCGCGGCCGCCGCCGAGCTCCAGCTGATGGCCGCGTACGTCCGTTCCAACAACTCCGGCACCGCGATCGGCACCGTGGACAACGAGCGGGTGGCCAAGACCATCGCCCTGCTCCAGGGCGCCGGCGCGCTCAAGCAGGACCTCACCCCCGACCAGATCATCGACTTCAACCTCGCGCCGAAGGCCTGA
- a CDS encoding ABC transporter permease — MGVRPAGTPGGAHPLRVPVVGRRREEDTLTQLTGTQAEAAPAEPAVAPRRLAVRPAAVGLPALGLVIAVAAWWLVTSGLHLVHPAALPPPQAVWRSLVGTTDVLLPALGITTWMTLLGFLLSSLAGVLIGMALAASSRVERMFAPLLVAVNAVPKIAFGPLLVISVGWGQKPILTMVFLLCFFPIVLSTATGLTTTPADLAELGRSLNASWWQAFRKVRFPAALPQIFVGLKVAMPLAAIGGVIGEFYSDRPGLGYQILQYNGAGDTATAWAAIVLVAVMSIVLYSALSLVERLALPWVRATTSAR; from the coding sequence ATGGGGGTGCGGCCCGCCGGGACACCCGGCGGGGCGCACCCCCTTCGCGTGCCGGTCGTCGGCCGGCGCAGAGAGGAGGACACGTTGACGCAGTTGACCGGGACCCAGGCCGAGGCGGCGCCGGCGGAGCCCGCCGTCGCTCCGCGCCGGCTCGCCGTCCGCCCGGCGGCGGTGGGCCTGCCGGCGCTCGGGCTGGTCATCGCGGTGGCCGCCTGGTGGCTGGTCACGTCGGGGCTGCACCTGGTCCATCCGGCGGCGCTGCCGCCGCCGCAGGCGGTGTGGCGCTCGCTGGTCGGCACCACCGACGTGCTGCTGCCGGCACTGGGCATCACCACCTGGATGACCCTGCTCGGCTTCCTGCTCTCGTCGCTCGCCGGGGTGCTGATCGGCATGGCGCTGGCCGCGTCCAGCCGGGTGGAGCGGATGTTCGCCCCGCTGCTCGTGGCGGTCAACGCGGTGCCGAAGATCGCCTTCGGCCCGCTGCTGGTGATCTCGGTGGGCTGGGGGCAGAAGCCCATCCTGACCATGGTGTTCCTGCTCTGCTTCTTCCCGATCGTGCTCTCCACGGCGACCGGGCTGACCACCACTCCCGCGGACCTGGCCGAGCTGGGCCGCTCGCTGAACGCGTCCTGGTGGCAGGCGTTCCGGAAGGTCCGCTTCCCGGCCGCGCTGCCGCAGATCTTCGTCGGGCTGAAGGTGGCCATGCCGCTGGCCGCGATCGGCGGGGTGATCGGGGAGTTCTACTCGGACCGGCCGGGGCTGGGCTACCAGATCCTCCAGTACAACGGCGCCGGCGACACCGCGACCGCGTGGGCGGCGATCGTGCTGGTGGCGGTGATGAGCATCGTGCTCTACTCGGCCCTCAGCCTGGTCGAGCGCCTGGCCCTGCCCTGGGTCCGCGCCACCACCTCGGCTCGCTGA
- a CDS encoding ABC transporter substrate-binding protein: MSPIRSASIAVLASAVLATTLTGCGIGGEPQDTSPIVIAADLELSGAYAPIGKVYQRALELRKEQLNSSGVLGGRKIKLDVRDNRSDAAESLRNINDFSADSRVSAIIMGGCNECAIGAARTIGEKRIPTIALASSGEITKPVAERRYVFKLAPNAADSAAALTTELIRRNIRKVAVLHSADKYGEEGLAALNNEFDKADIKLTRAESVRTTDTEVSTQIGNLTAKKPDALIVWTPPEQASLAAATARQSRFPGAFFFDASAAGDLFLGASARSTERTTLIFTQTMVIDDVIATTPAKAARRQWFQEYTARFGGYNGFSSFAADAVQLIADAELRAGGEPGEVDRGALREVLETAQLDGLSGPIRMTPDNHSGLMPQALTTLVARGGRWRLAG; the protein is encoded by the coding sequence TTGAGCCCCATCCGCTCCGCGAGCATCGCGGTGCTCGCATCGGCCGTGCTGGCCACCACGCTCACCGGCTGCGGGATCGGCGGGGAACCGCAGGACACCAGTCCGATCGTGATCGCCGCGGACCTCGAACTGTCCGGCGCCTACGCGCCGATCGGCAAGGTCTACCAGCGAGCCCTGGAACTGAGGAAGGAGCAGCTGAACTCCTCCGGTGTACTGGGCGGCCGGAAGATCAAGCTGGACGTCCGGGACAACCGCTCCGACGCCGCGGAATCGTTGCGGAACATCAACGATTTCAGCGCTGACTCGCGGGTCAGCGCCATCATCATGGGCGGCTGCAACGAATGTGCGATCGGCGCCGCCCGCACCATCGGTGAGAAGCGCATTCCCACCATCGCGCTCGCCTCCTCCGGGGAGATCACGAAACCGGTCGCCGAACGCCGCTATGTCTTCAAGCTGGCACCGAATGCCGCGGACAGCGCCGCCGCCCTCACCACCGAGTTGATCCGGCGCAACATCCGCAAGGTGGCCGTGCTGCACAGCGCCGACAAGTACGGCGAGGAGGGGCTGGCCGCGTTGAACAACGAGTTCGACAAGGCCGACATCAAGCTGACCCGCGCTGAGTCGGTGCGGACCACCGACACGGAGGTCAGCACCCAGATCGGCAACCTCACCGCCAAGAAGCCCGACGCCCTGATCGTCTGGACCCCGCCGGAGCAGGCGTCCCTGGCGGCCGCCACCGCCCGGCAGAGCCGCTTCCCGGGCGCCTTCTTCTTCGACGCCTCGGCGGCCGGTGACCTCTTCCTCGGCGCGTCCGCCCGGTCCACCGAGCGGACCACGCTGATCTTCACCCAGACGATGGTGATCGACGACGTCATCGCCACCACCCCGGCCAAGGCCGCCCGGCGGCAGTGGTTCCAGGAGTACACCGCCCGGTTCGGCGGCTACAACGGGTTCTCCTCGTTCGCCGCCGACGCCGTCCAGCTCATCGCCGACGCCGAACTGCGGGCCGGCGGCGAGCCGGGCGAGGTGGACCGGGGCGCCCTGCGCGAGGTCCTGGAGACCGCGCAGCTCGACGGCCTCTCCGGACCGATCCGGATGACCCCGGACAACCACTCCGGCCTCATGCCGCAGGCGCTGACCACGCTCGTGGCCCGCGGCGGCCGCTGGCGCCTGGCGGGCTAG
- a CDS encoding sensor histidine kinase: MSTGSTTLPESPDADERNRRRRLPRLRDARIRSKLALILVVPVAAVIALATIRLLSVGEGAYEANRIRSLTALSIDVSALTQDLHKERMAAASFLVAPNQKPDAYNLRVRSTDGRIAAYRDERGKLGDVPASVRDRLQVIDDHLETLNGTRQEVLDRQQMPVSEAILRYGIILDDLVAYGDTLAQQPGAEGLADARRAVAAFAHAKAEVAEEEAVAFTALSTGRIDEEQFSSFVATLTGQQEALLSFSRAAEPAQRSLVDRTVSGDAVQLSDRVANDISRSVGQVPLVTRDEAAAAVGSVGDLMRWAEIQLQDELLADADAVRTDVIRQAVVESLLVLLTLAIAVTLAVVLARSLNDSLRRLREGALAVANHDLPDAVSRLQNVNAIGDGGVDEIVQQVRDPIKLTNRDEVGQVASAFNVVHREAVRVAAEQAALRTSVSAMFLNLARRSQSLVDRMIGELDAIERSEEDPKRLAQLFELDHLATRMRRNDENLLVLAGADSAVPRRDDALLVDVLRAAQSEVELYNRIEFGTVDTDISVAAHAVNDVVRLVAELLDNATRFSPPNTIVVADGRRIRDYVLIQIEDRGLGLSDEQLDSLNRRLAAPPTVDVAAFRLMGLAVVSRLASRYGIRVELRRNVEGGTVAQVTLPNATVVLPANRGQAPLTRPRQPLAVEQSPLSQVGAADALASAGRAGTATLADQWRSTATPPPARWQAAEARDSAPAVQFGATGALPTVPAAAPVASAPPAPVAPAPVSGAGWSAGGPTVAHPALDPLPHRTPGGEAATGAPAAPPAYQPAAPAPAVEPAPAAPVVARSARPAEAPIFREMEAVWFRSHGEDETTIFTRPRFDEEPPAQPAAAVQPAAVQPAGASPRPPLPTRTPGAQAGGLTTPPPYTPPAVPSPAPAAAVPLPAPTPPPIDPEAWRTAADDGWSRASKAAEPSNGGTTRSGLPKRVPQAQLVPGGIEPKGSRAAARRTPDEVRGLLSAYHRGVQRGRTAGADLNSTSTKETNR; encoded by the coding sequence GTGAGCACCGGATCTACGACCCTGCCCGAGAGCCCCGACGCCGATGAGCGCAACCGGCGCCGGCGACTGCCTCGGCTGCGTGACGCGCGGATCCGCTCCAAGCTCGCCCTCATCCTCGTCGTTCCGGTCGCGGCTGTCATCGCACTGGCAACTATCCGACTCCTCTCGGTCGGCGAGGGCGCGTACGAGGCCAACCGGATCCGGTCGCTGACCGCGCTGTCGATCGACGTCTCGGCGCTCACTCAGGACCTGCACAAGGAGCGGATGGCGGCGGCGTCCTTCCTGGTCGCGCCCAACCAGAAGCCGGACGCCTACAACCTGCGGGTCCGCAGCACGGACGGGCGGATCGCGGCCTACCGGGACGAGCGGGGCAAGCTCGGCGACGTGCCCGCCTCGGTGCGCGACCGGCTCCAGGTGATCGACGACCACCTGGAGACGCTCAACGGCACCCGCCAGGAGGTGCTGGACCGGCAGCAGATGCCCGTCTCCGAGGCGATCCTGCGCTACGGCATCATCCTCGACGACCTCGTCGCGTACGGCGACACGCTGGCCCAGCAGCCCGGCGCGGAGGGCCTGGCCGACGCCCGCCGCGCGGTGGCCGCCTTCGCCCACGCCAAGGCGGAGGTCGCCGAGGAGGAGGCGGTCGCCTTCACGGCGCTCTCCACCGGCCGGATCGACGAGGAGCAGTTCTCCTCCTTCGTGGCCACCCTGACCGGCCAGCAGGAGGCCCTGCTGTCCTTCTCCCGGGCCGCCGAGCCGGCCCAACGGTCCCTGGTGGACCGCACCGTCTCCGGCGACGCCGTCCAGCTCTCCGACCGGGTCGCCAACGACATCTCCCGCTCGGTCGGGCAGGTCCCGCTGGTCACCCGGGACGAGGCCGCCGCGGCGGTCGGCTCGGTCGGCGACCTGATGCGGTGGGCCGAGATCCAGCTCCAGGACGAGCTGCTCGCCGACGCCGACGCGGTCCGCACCGATGTCATCCGGCAGGCCGTCGTGGAGAGCCTGCTGGTGCTGCTGACCCTGGCCATCGCCGTGACGCTGGCCGTGGTGCTGGCCCGCTCGCTCAACGACTCGCTGCGCCGGCTGCGCGAGGGCGCGCTGGCGGTGGCGAACCACGACCTGCCCGACGCGGTGAGCCGGCTGCAGAACGTCAACGCCATCGGCGACGGCGGCGTGGACGAGATCGTCCAGCAGGTGCGGGACCCGATCAAGCTGACCAACCGCGACGAGGTCGGCCAGGTGGCGTCGGCGTTCAACGTGGTCCACCGGGAGGCGGTCCGGGTGGCCGCCGAGCAGGCCGCGCTGCGGACCAGCGTCTCGGCGATGTTCCTCAACCTGGCCCGCCGCTCGCAGAGCCTGGTCGACCGGATGATCGGCGAGCTGGACGCGATCGAGCGCAGCGAGGAGGACCCGAAGCGGTTGGCCCAGCTCTTCGAGCTGGACCACCTGGCCACCCGGATGCGCCGCAACGACGAGAACCTGCTGGTGCTGGCCGGTGCCGACTCGGCTGTGCCGCGCCGCGACGACGCGCTCCTGGTTGACGTGCTGCGCGCCGCCCAGTCGGAGGTCGAGCTCTACAACCGGATCGAGTTCGGCACGGTCGACACCGACATCTCGGTCGCCGCCCACGCGGTCAACGACGTGGTCCGCCTGGTCGCCGAACTGCTGGACAACGCCACGCGGTTCTCGCCGCCGAACACCATCGTGGTGGCCGACGGGCGCCGCATCCGCGACTACGTGCTCATCCAGATCGAGGACCGCGGCCTCGGGCTGAGCGACGAACAGCTCGACTCGCTCAACCGCCGGCTGGCCGCCCCGCCCACGGTCGACGTGGCCGCGTTCCGGCTGATGGGCCTGGCCGTGGTCAGCCGGCTCGCCTCCCGCTACGGGATCCGGGTCGAGCTGCGCCGCAACGTCGAGGGCGGCACCGTCGCCCAGGTCACCCTGCCGAACGCCACCGTGGTGCTGCCGGCGAACCGCGGCCAGGCCCCGCTGACCCGCCCGCGCCAGCCGCTGGCCGTCGAGCAGTCCCCGCTCAGCCAGGTGGGTGCCGCCGACGCGCTGGCCAGCGCGGGCCGGGCCGGCACGGCCACCCTGGCCGACCAGTGGCGCAGCACGGCCACGCCGCCGCCCGCCCGCTGGCAGGCGGCCGAGGCCCGGGACAGCGCCCCGGCCGTGCAGTTCGGCGCGACCGGCGCGCTGCCCACCGTGCCGGCGGCCGCGCCGGTCGCCTCCGCGCCGCCCGCCCCCGTCGCCCCGGCCCCGGTCTCCGGCGCCGGCTGGTCGGCGGGTGGGCCGACGGTCGCGCACCCCGCGCTCGACCCGCTGCCCCACCGGACGCCGGGCGGCGAGGCGGCGACGGGTGCCCCGGCAGCGCCGCCGGCCTACCAGCCGGCCGCACCGGCCCCGGCGGTCGAGCCCGCTCCGGCGGCCCCGGTGGTGGCCCGGTCGGCCCGCCCGGCCGAGGCGCCGATCTTCCGGGAGATGGAGGCGGTGTGGTTCCGCTCGCACGGCGAGGACGAGACCACCATCTTCACCCGCCCCCGGTTCGACGAGGAGCCGCCGGCGCAGCCCGCTGCCGCCGTGCAGCCCGCCGCCGTGCAGCCCGCCGGCGCGTCGCCGCGTCCGCCGCTGCCGACCCGCACCCCGGGCGCCCAGGCGGGCGGGCTCACCACGCCACCGCCGTACACCCCGCCGGCGGTGCCGTCCCCGGCGCCCGCCGCGGCCGTACCCCTGCCGGCACCCACACCGCCGCCGATCGACCCGGAGGCGTGGCGCACCGCGGCCGACGACGGGTGGTCGCGGGCCAGCAAGGCCGCGGAGCCCAGCAACGGCGGCACCACCCGTTCCGGCCTGCCCAAGCGGGTGCCGCAGGCCCAGCTCGTGCCCGGCGGCATCGAGCCGAAGGGCAGCCGGGCCGCCGCCCGGCGCACCCCGGACGAAGTACGCGGCCTGCTGTCGGCCTACCACCGCGGTGTGCAGCGGGGTCGGACGGCCGGCGCGGACCTGAACAGCACCTCGACCAAGGAGACGAACCGATGA
- a CDS encoding roadblock/LC7 domain-containing protein: MNRPAAMQDMGWLLTNFADSVAGIAHVVAVSADGLLLASSRDLPTDRADQLAAITSGVVSLTEGAARMFSAGGVLQTVIEMDSGYLFLMSISDGSSMAVLAARSCDVGQVGYEMALLVERVGQALVPLPRDAVRP, from the coding sequence ATGAACAGGCCAGCGGCCATGCAGGACATGGGTTGGCTGCTCACCAACTTCGCCGACAGCGTGGCGGGCATCGCCCACGTGGTGGCGGTGTCCGCGGACGGGCTGCTGCTCGCCTCCTCCCGCGACCTGCCGACGGATCGGGCCGACCAGCTCGCCGCGATCACGTCCGGAGTGGTGAGCCTGACCGAGGGTGCCGCCCGGATGTTCAGCGCCGGCGGGGTGCTCCAGACCGTCATCGAGATGGACAGCGGATACCTCTTCCTCATGTCGATCAGCGACGGCTCGTCGATGGCCGTGCTGGCCGCGCGGAGCTGCGACGTCGGTCAGGTGGGCTACGAGATGGCGCTGCTGGTGGAACGGGTCGGCCAGGCGCTGGTCCCGCTTCCGAGGGACGCCGTCCGGCCCTGA
- a CDS encoding DUF742 domain-containing protein produces MEPRRDPRGALVRPYAVTRGRTEPLQNIALEAVLSCTPTQSAEARFAGHDKYRIASVCEGRAQSLAEIAAYTRMPLGVTRVLVADMVAEGLLTLHTAAPATGFAARMNLLGRVLSGLREL; encoded by the coding sequence ATGGAACCACGACGAGATCCGCGTGGCGCGCTGGTGCGGCCGTACGCGGTCACCCGTGGCCGCACCGAGCCGTTGCAGAACATCGCGCTCGAGGCGGTGCTGTCGTGCACGCCCACCCAGTCGGCCGAGGCGCGGTTCGCCGGGCACGACAAGTACCGCATCGCCTCGGTCTGTGAGGGCCGGGCACAGTCGCTGGCGGAAATCGCCGCTTACACCCGGATGCCGCTGGGCGTCACCCGGGTGCTGGTCGCCGACATGGTGGCCGAGGGCCTGCTGACGCTACACACTGCCGCTCCCGCGACGGGGTTCGCGGCGCGCATGAACCTGCTTGGAAGGGTGCTAAGTGGACTTCGCGAACTATGA
- a CDS encoding GTP-binding protein yields the protein MDFANYDPAGANRSREIISAKIVIAGGFGVGKTTLVGAISEIQPLTTEALMTAAGVGIDDPSKVPGKETTTVAMDFGRITMAEDLILYLFGTPGQTRFWFMWDEIIRGAVGAAVLVDTRRITDAFAPLDYFENRNLPYVVALNRFDDAPQYELEEVREALAISPDVPLVMCDARRRESVKQVLVTVVEHAMLRLQAEHGFAAPVG from the coding sequence GTGGACTTCGCGAACTATGACCCCGCCGGGGCGAACCGCAGCCGGGAGATCATCTCCGCGAAGATCGTCATCGCGGGTGGCTTCGGGGTGGGCAAGACCACCCTGGTCGGCGCGATCTCCGAGATCCAGCCGCTGACCACCGAGGCGCTGATGACCGCGGCGGGCGTCGGCATCGACGACCCGTCGAAGGTGCCCGGCAAGGAGACCACCACGGTCGCCATGGACTTCGGCCGGATCACCATGGCCGAGGACCTGATCCTCTATCTCTTCGGCACGCCGGGCCAGACCCGCTTCTGGTTCATGTGGGACGAGATCATCCGGGGTGCGGTGGGCGCCGCCGTGCTGGTGGACACCCGCCGGATCACCGACGCCTTCGCGCCGCTGGACTACTTCGAGAACCGGAACCTGCCGTACGTGGTGGCGCTCAACCGGTTCGACGACGCGCCGCAGTACGAGCTGGAGGAGGTCCGCGAGGCGCTGGCCATCTCGCCGGACGTGCCGCTGGTGATGTGTGACGCGCGGCGGCGCGAGTCGGTCAAGCAGGTGCTGGTGACGGTGGTCGAGCACGCCATGCTCCGGCTCCAGGCCGAGCACGGCTTCGCGGCGCCGGTGGGCTGA
- a CDS encoding uroporphyrinogen-III synthase → MREELAGFTIGVTADRRRDELAALLQRRGARVVLAPALRIVPLADDTDLREATRTCLERPPDVLMANTGIGMRGWLEAAEGWGLAEPLRGVLSRSYVVTRGPKATGAIRAAGLREHWSPASESCDEVVEHLVRRGVAGQVVALQLHGERQPECTEALESAGATVIEVPVYRWAPPTDPAPLHRLIDLVAGRLVDAVTFTSAPAAEALLRAAGDRTETVLAALRGDVLASCVGAVTAEPLVRRGVPVSAPARARLGALVRTIVDELPRRTVTVKAGGHLLTLRGHAAVVDGELRPLAPAPMAVLRALAAAPGKVLSRTALLRTLPRGADEHAVEMAVARLRVGLDAPRVVQTVVKRGYRLRVD, encoded by the coding sequence ATGCGGGAGGAACTGGCCGGCTTCACCATCGGGGTCACCGCGGACCGGCGGCGGGACGAGCTGGCCGCGCTGCTCCAGCGGCGCGGCGCGCGGGTGGTGCTCGCCCCCGCGCTGCGGATCGTGCCGCTGGCCGACGACACCGACCTGCGCGAGGCCACCCGGACCTGCCTGGAGCGCCCGCCGGACGTGCTCATGGCCAACACCGGGATCGGGATGCGCGGCTGGCTGGAGGCGGCCGAGGGCTGGGGGCTGGCCGAGCCGCTGCGCGGCGTGCTGTCCCGCTCGTACGTGGTGACCCGCGGCCCCAAGGCGACCGGGGCGATCCGGGCGGCCGGGCTGCGCGAGCACTGGTCCCCCGCCTCGGAGAGCTGCGACGAGGTGGTCGAGCACCTGGTCCGGCGCGGGGTGGCCGGCCAGGTCGTCGCGCTGCAACTGCACGGCGAGCGGCAGCCGGAGTGCACCGAGGCGCTGGAGTCGGCCGGGGCCACGGTGATCGAGGTGCCGGTCTACCGCTGGGCGCCGCCGACCGACCCGGCGCCGCTGCACCGGCTGATCGACCTGGTCGCCGGGCGGCTGGTCGACGCGGTGACGTTCACCTCCGCCCCGGCGGCCGAGGCGCTGCTGCGGGCGGCCGGGGACCGGACCGAGACGGTGCTGGCGGCGCTGCGCGGTGACGTGCTGGCCAGTTGCGTCGGCGCGGTCACGGCCGAGCCCCTGGTGCGGCGGGGCGTGCCGGTGAGCGCGCCGGCCCGGGCCCGGCTCGGCGCCCTGGTGCGGACGATCGTCGACGAGCTGCCCCGCCGGACGGTGACCGTGAAGGCCGGCGGGCACCTGCTGACCCTGCGCGGGCACGCCGCGGTCGTGGACGGCGAGCTGCGCCCGCTCGCGCCGGCCCCGATGGCGGTGCTGCGGGCGCTCGCGGCCGCGCCCGGGAAGGTGCTGTCCCGCACCGCCCTGCTGCGTACCCTGCCCCGGGGCGCGGACGAGCACGCGGTGGAGATGGCGGTCGCCCGCCTGCGGGTCGGGCTCGACGCCCCCCGCGTGGTGCAGACCGTGGTCAAGCGCGGCTACCGGTTGCGGGTCGACTGA